The sequence below is a genomic window from Anaerobacillus alkaliphilus.
TTGGCCTCGCTAGAAAAGTTGTAGGTGCCAAGAACAATAACTTCTGCTTGTTCAAGAACCTTTTGAGGTTTTAGATCAACCCAGGTAGTGGCACTAACCGAGGTTGAAGTCATTATTACAAAGAAAAGTAGTAGAATTCGTTTTTTCATAGCTCCTCCATTATAAGATAGACCGGTTTAGTCATACCATAAAGCTTCCCGCATTCACTGGAATAGACTCTAGTGTTTATTCTTCGGGTAGATTTACTGTCTCTGTTAACAGAATAACCTCAAGGTTTCATTTATTGAACGAAACCGCCTCTATAATTACGAAGGAAGTATCAATGTTGCTGTTTTAGTAAAGCCACCCGTTAGTGAAAAGAAGTAATGAAAACTACCGTTTCCATTTCGATTATAAATCCTGCAATTCTCTATATACAGGTCTATCTTTAAAAATAACCTCTCCCTCTTTATCATAAGCAACAATATCCATCATGATGTAGTTATCTATTGGTGAAAGCCAAATACGATATTCGTTCACCTTAACAATATCAGCCTTTTTACGGTCGAAAAATATTTCATGTATTTTATCATTATTTACCTTACCAAAAAATAACTTATGGTCATTTTCAACATTTATGCCACTTGTTGAAAGAGCAATGGCTTCGTCCACTTCGCTTCCCAAAGCTCCTGAATAAATAAATTCTAAATTGTCTTTAAAAGAAAAAGCAGAAACTATCACTGTTTCATTTTCTGCGTTATAAGAGATAGCATAGTAATATTCTCCGTTGTTAGTAACTTGATATAGTTTTTTGTTTCTATCCTCTTCTACATACTCTCGAATGTAACTAATAACGTCTTCATCAGTCATTATTAGTTCACTTTCACAGCCTAATATAACTGAAAATAGTATTACCGCTAAAATTAGATGTAAAAATCTCAACTTAATTCCTCCCATTAAATACATACAGTCCTTGAAATTCAACTAACGCACTCCGTTACTTTAATAATGGTAACGCTATTGTATTTTGGTACTAATAATCTCAGTTTCTTTCTGCGTTTTACCAATAAGTTTTCCAGTTAGAAGTAAAACCGCTCCGATTACCAGCATTCCATAAAAAACGGATTGAGAGTTCATAAAACCGAGAGGATAAACAATTGAACTTACTATTACACCCAATCCAAAAGAACTAATGCCAATCCCGACTAACTTTTTTCTCATTAATCTAATCTCCTTTTTGTAGTTTCAATACCCGTCAAAACAAAATTCTAATTTTTCTAATATTTATTTACGAAAGTATACAATATATGGTTTCAGATTTAAAATCTTGTTGAATTCTGCTTCGTTACTTTAAGTAAATTATTTCACAATCTTAGTATTAACCTCTATGTTATTTTAACATAAAATACCATTTTTCTTGGAGTTTTTTATTCATGATTTAAGTTTGTTATTGGAATCGACAAATGGAAAACCACATTTGAGTAAAACTGTCCATAGATTTGTCCCCTCATTTGTGCATGTATCTGCGGAGCATATATACCCAAATTCATTTACAAATCAAAATACAAAAACCACTAATAAATTAGTAAAAATTGATTTATATCAATAAAAAACGCCTACCAAATTAATGAACAATTTGATAGGCAAATCACTCTACATTTTCTTTGTTTGCAATAGGAAACGGAACCCGTTTCGAGTATAACCCGACCTTATCTTTACCTCTTAACTACATTGAAGTTTTCATTAATTAACAACCAATTTTGCGGAAACGGCAAGCCAAGTTTCCAATAGCTAATTCCTCGCAAGCCCAACCTCTTAACTAAATCAAATTTTGCCTGAATTGATCTAGCATCCTCGAACCATACTTTGTGGCTTCTACCTTGTTCATCGACATAATCAAAATGCGGGGCTTGCGCTTCATAGTCATATTGGATTGGTACATTGTACTGTTTCGCAAGTTCAATTGCTTGTTGCGGACTAACCGCTCTAGCGTACTCTCCCCCTGGTACAAATGGAAGTGTCCAATCATATCCATAGAGGTTCTGACCCATCATAATTTTTGACGCCGGCATTTCGGATAACGCATATTGAATAACTTCCTCAACTGGACCTATAGGAGACACTGCCATTGGAGGTCCACCAGAGTACCCCCATTCATATGTCATTAATACAACAAAGTCGACGATTTCACCATGTGCCCGGTAATCATGAGCCTCATACCATTGGCCAGGTTGGTCCCTCCTTGTTTTTGGAGCTAATGCACTAGATATAAGTAGTCCTTCTGCACGTAATCTTGCCGCGGCTTTTCGTAAAAAATTATTATATGGCTCTCGCATATCACCTGGTAAAAATTCAAAATCGAAATGAACATCCGTAAAGCGACCAACTCTTCTCGCTTCAGCAATGATGTTATCTAAAAGTAAATCTTGAACAGCGTCACTTTGTAAAATGTCTCTGCCAAGTTCCCCACTGAATTGACCTTCTTCTAAATTTGTAACAACCATCATCAGTGATGCTCCTGTTTCTCTTGCTACTTCTGGGATTCCTTGCAACGGTTGCGGATCCAGTGTTCCGTCTCTTCGTACTTCATAGCTAAAAGGAGCTAGATAAGTTAGGTATGGGCCTGCTTGCCTAGCATCAGCTAGCAACTCAGGACTTACGGTTGTTCCCCGCGGCTCGATATAAGCATTTGTTTCTGCGGGTGTCTTCGGACGAGGAGTCAAATAAAGTCTCATCCCCGGCATCAAAGGTGTACTTGGATCAATTTGATTTACTTGAGCCAAGGTTAAGTAGTTGATACCCAATCGCTGACTTATTGACCATAAAGAATCCCCTGGTTGAACCCAATAAAATCTTCCTACTATTGGTATGACAATCGCTTGGCCTACCGCTAATCGTTCAGGTTCAGGTATTTGGTTTGCCTGGACTATCTCTTGAACAGTAGTGTTATAGGCTCTCGCTATTTGCCAAAGGCTATCTCCTACTTGCATAACGTGAATTTGCATCGTACTTCCTCCTAGTTTCATAATAACCTCTTTTAAGGTATGAAAAACACGGAGGATAGGTACCTAGTAAATAAAAAAATACATCTCAAATGATGCTTTAATTTTTAAATAAATCTACCCCATAGTAAGAGGTTACTGTAATGGCGATTGTCCATAACGCAAGACTAATTGTCGTCCAAAGTAGCGTAGCCTGCTTTTTTGCGCCTAATGATATGGCGATGACAACAGCAAGATGTGCACCAGTAATAAACGGTCCTGCTAGCGATAGCCCAGGTAATCCATATTTATTCCATATTTCCACGGCACGTTTTGCTCGCTTCTTTTCCTTTTTCGGTTTCTTTTTGGCACGCCATTGTTGAAATTTTTCAAAGAAAAGAATAAGCAAATACACTGTCGATAAGTTACCTAAAAATGATAAAAATCCTACTAAAAGCGGATTTAATCCATTTAGAATACCTATAGGAATAATAATTAGAATTTCAATCCACGGAATCGCTGCCAAAATAAAAATAACTATGTATTCCCATAGTGATAATAAAAATTCCATAAGGTCCCCCTCTAGATGACGTACTGTTTATTCTATCAAATGACTCTTAAATCGTTGATATGCACGTCAGTAGTAAATAAATACATATTTTACCAAAAATACGAAAGCACACTAGTTTGATGTTAGTGTGCTTTACTTGATTTGTTGTAACAGAATTAGGTACTAAGATATACCAACCGTTTCTTTGACGTTTTCATCCTCAACGGTTTCTTTTTTCTCTTCCATAAGTTCTTTCAGTTGCTTTTTACTTTCGCGCGCTGTTAGTACATATAGAAGATCATTTGCTTTTATCTCGGTTTTTCCAGTTGGCGTAATGAGTTGATTGTCACGAATAATTGCATTCACTAACACTTTATTTGGAAAGCTGATATTCTCAAGCCTCATGCCATTTATCATACTATCATCATCAATAACAAATTCAATGATCTCAGCATTGCTTTTTCCGATTGATACTAATTCTAAGGAGTGTGATGACTGCACTTTCTTTGCCATCGTTAAACCTAGCCAACGGGCAACATGCGAAATCGTTGAACCTTGGATTAACGCTGAAGTTAATACAACGAAGAACACAACATTAAAAAACAGCTGACTGTTTGGTATTCCTGCTAACATCGGAAAAGTAGCCAGTACAATCGGTACAGCTCCTCTTAGACCAGCCCAAGACAGAAAAACCTTCTCTTTAAAATTATACTTCAAGCCAATAACTGACAGAAACACTGCCAATGGCCTTGCTACTAAAATGAGTATAATTGACAGCAACAACCCTTTAAGCATAATACTTAATGTAAATTGAGCTGGGAAAACTAACAATCCTAAAATCATAAACATTAAGATTTGCATCATCCAGGCAAAACCTTCGTTGAAGCGAAAGATTGATTGCCGGTAAGTCAAATCTTCAGAATTTCCAATAATAAGTGCAGCAACGTACACGGCTAGTAGTCCACTAGCACCAACGAGAGCAGTAATACTATATGTGAGCAAGGCAAACGCCAGAGCAAATACAGGATACAATCCACTAGAATCCAAGTTAATTCGATTGATGGCTGCTGCAGCGAGTTTCCCAACAGCTAAGCCCATAATTAAACCAATTCCCATTTGCCAAAAAAACGACCCTGCCATGAGGAAATAATTTGGTTGATCAGAAAGAAGTAATTGAATAATTGATAACGTTAAAAACACAGCCATTGGATCATTAGTTCCTGACTCAGCTTCTAAGGTTGCTCCTAGCCTTTCTCTAATATTTTGTCCCTTTAATACTGCAAATACGGCTGCAGCATCAGTGGAGCCAACAATTGCACCAAATAAAAATCCCTCTAGCCAAGAAACATCAAGAACCAACTTAGCAGC
It includes:
- a CDS encoding small multi-drug export protein encodes the protein MEFLLSLWEYIVIFILAAIPWIEILIIIPIGILNGLNPLLVGFLSFLGNLSTVYLLILFFEKFQQWRAKKKPKKEKKRAKRAVEIWNKYGLPGLSLAGPFITGAHLAVVIAISLGAKKQATLLWTTISLALWTIAITVTSYYGVDLFKN
- a CDS encoding LysM peptidoglycan-binding domain-containing protein, whose product is MQIHVMQVGDSLWQIARAYNTTVQEIVQANQIPEPERLAVGQAIVIPIVGRFYWVQPGDSLWSISQRLGINYLTLAQVNQIDPSTPLMPGMRLYLTPRPKTPAETNAYIEPRGTTVSPELLADARQAGPYLTYLAPFSYEVRRDGTLDPQPLQGIPEVARETGASLMMVVTNLEEGQFSGELGRDILQSDAVQDLLLDNIIAEARRVGRFTDVHFDFEFLPGDMREPYNNFLRKAAARLRAEGLLISSALAPKTRRDQPGQWYEAHDYRAHGEIVDFVVLMTYEWGYSGGPPMAVSPIGPVEEVIQYALSEMPASKIMMGQNLYGYDWTLPFVPGGEYARAVSPQQAIELAKQYNVPIQYDYEAQAPHFDYVDEQGRSHKVWFEDARSIQAKFDLVKRLGLRGISYWKLGLPFPQNWLLINENFNVVKR
- a CDS encoding potassium/proton antiporter, with the protein product MNGVIFNADYFVLLGALLLIVGVITTKFSSRLGVPALVLFIVVGMVVGSDGLGIIYFDNARYAQLIGIIALVIILFEGGLQTKWSTVKSVAIPSLSLATLGVVLTTTVVAVAAKLVLDVSWLEGFLFGAIVGSTDAAAVFAVLKGQNIRERLGATLEAESGTNDPMAVFLTLSIIQLLLSDQPNYFLMAGSFFWQMGIGLIMGLAVGKLAAAAINRINLDSSGLYPVFALAFALLTYSITALVGASGLLAVYVAALIIGNSEDLTYRQSIFRFNEGFAWMMQILMFMILGLLVFPAQFTLSIMLKGLLLSIILILVARPLAVFLSVIGLKYNFKEKVFLSWAGLRGAVPIVLATFPMLAGIPNSQLFFNVVFFVVLTSALIQGSTISHVARWLGLTMAKKVQSSHSLELVSIGKSNAEIIEFVIDDDSMINGMRLENISFPNKVLVNAIIRDNQLITPTGKTEIKANDLLYVLTARESKKQLKELMEEKKETVEDENVKETVGIS